ACCACCACCGCGCTAGACACGCCGTCAGCCAGCATCTCGCCGATCAGCGCCCGAAACACGGCGCTGCGGCCGCTAGGCAACAGCGCGGCGTGGGCCAGCGGCGCGAGCGGCCGCGGGTCGAGCCCCACTACCAGCACCAGTCCCTGGCGGTCGGCCACGATCCGCGCCACCAGTGGGTCGAGCGCGGGCAGATGCAAGAAGTCGTCGAATTTCAGCATAACTTGGCCCTGCCAGCAACGGCTGGCGCATGTACCCTTGCCTGAAGCTGTTAGCTTACCACATGCCTGGCCGGCCTGGGCTGGCCCCAAGTGGTACCATCGCCTCTATTCGGCCCGCTGCCCGCCGCCCACTGCCCTAGAATGCACACGGGTGCTTTTCGCCGCCAACCCCCCCTGTGGTATAATGCGGCTAGTTCAGCAGCTCATCCCATGCATCTGAAGATAGTGAAAGAGCTGCGCAATCTGCTTACTACTATGTTGTTGCAACTCAACGATTTACTCTCGGCGGCGGTGCTAATCGTCGCGTTTTCGCTCCTTGCATATATAGCCCTTCAGAACTGGCACACGGCGATCGCGCGCGCGTTGTGTGTGTTGCTTGCCGGCGTGGTGATCGTCGCCGGCGGCGATGTGCTGCTTGGCCAGGCCGAGCACGACGCGACCATCCAATTCCTGCTGCGCGCACAGTGGCTCGGTATCACGCTGGTGCCGGCCGGCTATATCCACCTGGCCGACGCGCTGCTGACGTATAGCGGGCGGCTGAGCCGCCGCCGCCGCTGGTTGGTGGCGCTGGGCTACGCGCTCAGCGCCGCGTTTTTCGCGTTGGCGCTGGGTAGTAGCCTGCTGCTCCAGGGCGGCATCGCGCGTGGCCCGCTGGCGCAGTTCGGCGCCGGCCCACTGTTTGGGCTATTCGGCCTGTATTTCGCGGCCACCACTGCCGGCGGGCTGTGGGCCGTGTGGCAGGTGCGCCACCTGGCGCTCACGCCGACGCTGCGACGGCGCCTGACCTACCTCGGCGCAACGTTTCTCGCACCGGGGTTGGCGGTGTTTCCATACCTGGTGATCGCCGGCACCTACAGCCTGCTCTCGAACAATGTCGTGCTGCTGCTCTCGGCACTCGGCAATGTTGGCGTCGTGGTGATGATCACGATCATGGTCTACAGCATCGCCTTCCAGGGCCTGCTGCTGCCCGATCGCCTGATCAAGCAAGATTTCATCCGCTGGGGCCTGTACGGGCCGTTCGTCGGGCTCACGATCATCCTGTTTCTGCGCAGCACCCCCGTGCTGGCCAAGCACCTGGGCCTGCCACCGCAGACGCTGCTGACCTTCGGCGTGATGATTATGACAGTGCTGATGCCGATCTTCGTCAGCAAGATCAAGCCCTACCTCGACGCGCTGGTGTACCGGCAAGATCGCGCCGAGATCGACTACCTGCGCACGCTGCCGCGCAATACGTTCACCTACGCCGATCTACGCAGCCTGCTCGAGAATACGCTGGTGGTGATCTGCGGCGCGCTGCGCGTCGACACCGGCTTTGTGGCTGCGCCCGACGACGAGAACAGCTACACGGTCAAGTCGCTGGTCGGCGCGCGGCGGCTGGTGAAGCGCTTTGTGGCTGAGCACCCGCTGAACGAGATGCTGCCGGCACTGATGAACGCGCCGCCGGCCGAACCCGGCTCGGTGCCGCCGATCGAGTCGTTTCTGCGCTATAACGGCTTCTGCATGCTGCCGCTGCGCAGCAGCGACGGCGAGGTGCTCGGCACGCTGGGCGTGGCATACCCGCAGTCGGGGCTTACGCCCGAGGCGCGCCGGCTGATCGGTGTGCTGGCGCATCAGATGGAGCTGGCGCTGGCGACGGTGCATATGCAGCAGCGGCTGTTCGATACGCTGCGCGGCATGGGCCCCGAGATGCAGTCGCTGCAGGTGCTGAACACGCGGCTCGAGCAGGCCACGCCGGCCTCACTCGAGACGCTCGAGTCCGAGGTGGCGCTGCTGCCCGAGTTCCCGCAGCTGGTGAAAGACGCGCTGACCCACTACTGGGGCGGGCCAAAGCTCTCCGATAGCCCGCTCTTGGGCCTGCGCACCGTGCGGCGCCTGATCGTCGATCAGGGCGGTAGCCCGACCCGCGCGCTCCAGGCGGTGCTGCGCCAGGCGATCGAAAACCTGCGGCCCGAAGCGCAGCTCGATCCATCGGCCCAGGAGTGGCTGTTGTATAATATTCTCGAGCTACGCTTTCTCCAGGGCAAGCGCACGCGCGATATCGCCGAGCGCCTGGCCATGAGCGAGTCCGATTTCTATCGCAAGCAGCGCATCGCCATCGAGGAGGTGGTGCGGCAGCTCGCGCTGATGGAGGAGTCGGAATAGAGGCGCGATCTATCCCGCCCGTACGCGTATCGCGGGGGTGGGGCGCGATATATCCCGCCCGTGCATCGCGGGGGTGGGGGCGCGATATATCGCGCCCGTACGCGTATCCCGCCCGCATGATCCGGCATCGCGGGGGTGGGGGCGCGATATATCCCGCCCGTGCATCGCGGGGGTGGGGGCGCGATATATCCCGCCCGTACGCGCATCGCGGGGGGCGCGATATATCCCGCCCGCATGATCCGGCATCGCGGGGGTGGGGCGCGATATATCCCGCCCGTACGCGCATCGCGGGGGGCGCGATATATCCCGCCCGTACGATCCGGCATCGCGGGGGGCGCGATATATCCCGCCCGTACGCGCATCGCGGGGGTGGGGGTAGGGGCGCGATATATCGCGCCCGTGCATCGCGGGGGCGCGATATATCCCGCCCGTGCATCGCGGGGGCGCGATATATCGCGCCCGTACGGGCATCCCGCCCGTATCGCGCCCGTACGCGCATCGCGGGGGTGGGGGCGCGATATATCCCGCCCTGTCGAATGGTATACGCCCGTATGAGAATATTGCTGGCCGAGGATGAACCCGATATTCAGTTCGTCACGCGCATCGCGCTCGAAGACGAAGGGCACCAGGTCGTGGCCGTCGACAACGGCCAGGCTGCGCTCGCGTGTGCCCACGCCGAGCCGTTCGATGTCGTGCTGCTCGACATTATGATGCCGCACCTCGATGGGCTGGGTGTGTGCCGGCAGCTCAAGGCCGATACCCACACTCGCCACATCCCGGTGATCTTTTTGACCGCGCGGTCGCAGCAGTTCGAGGTGCAGGCCGGCTTGCGCCTGGGCGCGCTAGGCTACATCGTCAAGCCCTTCGATACCTTCACGCTGGCCGACGAGATCGCCGCTCTGCTGGCACAGCAAGCGCATTGATGAGAACCATATGCCAGGCTACCACGATCTGCTCGAGGCAGCCGATCTAATTGGTGAGGTTGGGCAAGCGCAGAGTGGCATGCTGCCATTCGCACTTGAGGCGGCGCTGGCGAGTATCCTGAAGCTGCTGGGCCTGCAGGGTGGTGCGGTGTTCTTGTATAGCCCGCATATGCACGACCTGGCACTGGCCGCCGAGGCGCCGCGCTTCGGCCTGCTGAGCCGGCAGTACCAACAGCTGTCGCTCGATCACGACCTGACCTGCCTGCCGGTGCGCGCCGCCCGCACGCGCGCGCTGGCCCAGGGCCATGTGCGCGACACGGCGATCGAGCTGGGCGATGCCGGCCTGCACGTGGCCGAATACGACTCGCTCGGGCTACCGCTGGTTGTCGGCGCGCGGCTGCTGGGCGTGCTGCAGGTCGTGTGCCCACCGGGCCAGGCCCTCCACGCCGACCAGTTCGAGCTGCTGCGCGCACTGGCCAATCGGCTGGCAACCGCACTCGACTACGCCCAGCTCGCGCCGGGCGCGCAGTCGGAGCAGGCGCTCACCCGCGCGCTGGTCGACGCCAGCAACGATGCGATCCTCATGCTCGACTCGGCCGGCGCCGCCACGATGATCAACCGGCGCGCCAAGTACTTCTTCGGCCTGGCCGAGCGCGATGTGATCGGCCGCAGCGCCGCCCAGCTGCGCGCTATGTTCCGGCTGATCTTCGAAGACAGCCACACCTTCGACACCTGGCTCACGCCGCTGCTGCACTCGTCGGAGGAGCGCGCGGTGATTGAGCTGAAGGTGCTGCGCGCCGAGCCGCGCCTGCTGCAGTGCTTCAGCGCACCGGTGCTCAACCACCAAGAGCAGCTGCTTGGGCGCATGCTCGTGTTCCGCGATATCACACGCGAGCGCGAGGTCGAGCAGATGAAGACCGACTTCGTCTCGATCGTCTCGCACGAGCTACGCACGCCCCTCACGTCGATCCGCGGCTCGCTGCAGCTGGTGCTGGGCCGGCGCCAGCAGCCCGACCTGCCCGAACGCACGCGTGAGCTGCTCGAGATTTCGCTGAAGAACAGCGAGCGGCTGATCCGGCTGATCAACGATATTCTCGATGTCTCGAAGATGGAGCAAGGCGCGATCCACCTGCGGCGCGTATCGCTCGACCCGGCCGACCTGTGCCATACCGCCGCACAAGAGGCCGAGCCCCTGGCGGCGAGCCGCAGTGTCGCGATCGTGCTGCGCGTGCCCGCCGATCTGCCGCCGATCAGCGCCGACCGCGACCGCGCGCTCCAGGTGCTGACCAACCTGCTCTCCAACGCGATCAAATTCTCCGAGGCCGGCCAGTCGATCGAGCTATCGGCCATGAAAGGCAGCGGCGCAATCTACTTCGCGGTGCGCGACTACGGCCGTGGGATTGCGCCCGACGACCACCAGCGCATCTTCGAGAAATTCCAGCAGATCGACAGCTCGCTGACCCGCAACGTGGGCGGCACCGGCCTGGGGCTGGCGATCTGCAAGGCGCTGGTCGAAGAGCATGGCGGGCGGATCTGGCTCGATAGTACGCTCGGGAAGGGCGCCATGTTCACCTTCACATTGCCGCTGGCCAACAAGCACGAGCCGATCGTCGCATCGCGCGCCGACCCGAGCCTGCCGCTGATCCTGGTAGTCGATGATAGTGCCGCGATGCGCGACATGATCCGGGCCATGCTCGAGGGCGCCGGCTTTCAGGTGGCCGAGGCCGATGGCGGCGCGGCCGCGCTACAGCTGGCGCGCTTCCTGCAGCCAAAGCTCATGACCCTCGATGTCATGCTGCCCGACCTCGACGGCTTCGATGTGATCCAGGTGCTGCATAACGACCCGCTCACGCGCGATCTGCCGGTGCTGTTCATCTCGGGCAGCGGCGAGCACGACCGCGCGCTGGCGCTGGGTGGTGCCGGCTTTCTGGCCAAGCCATTTACCG
The sequence above is drawn from the Candidatus Kouleothrix ribensis genome and encodes:
- a CDS encoding GAF domain-containing protein, with protein sequence MHLKIVKELRNLLTTMLLQLNDLLSAAVLIVAFSLLAYIALQNWHTAIARALCVLLAGVVIVAGGDVLLGQAEHDATIQFLLRAQWLGITLVPAGYIHLADALLTYSGRLSRRRRWLVALGYALSAAFFALALGSSLLLQGGIARGPLAQFGAGPLFGLFGLYFAATTAGGLWAVWQVRHLALTPTLRRRLTYLGATFLAPGLAVFPYLVIAGTYSLLSNNVVLLLSALGNVGVVVMITIMVYSIAFQGLLLPDRLIKQDFIRWGLYGPFVGLTIILFLRSTPVLAKHLGLPPQTLLTFGVMIMTVLMPIFVSKIKPYLDALVYRQDRAEIDYLRTLPRNTFTYADLRSLLENTLVVICGALRVDTGFVAAPDDENSYTVKSLVGARRLVKRFVAEHPLNEMLPALMNAPPAEPGSVPPIESFLRYNGFCMLPLRSSDGEVLGTLGVAYPQSGLTPEARRLIGVLAHQMELALATVHMQQRLFDTLRGMGPEMQSLQVLNTRLEQATPASLETLESEVALLPEFPQLVKDALTHYWGGPKLSDSPLLGLRTVRRLIVDQGGSPTRALQAVLRQAIENLRPEAQLDPSAQEWLLYNILELRFLQGKRTRDIAERLAMSESDFYRKQRIAIEEVVRQLALMEESE
- a CDS encoding response regulator — its product is MPGYHDLLEAADLIGEVGQAQSGMLPFALEAALASILKLLGLQGGAVFLYSPHMHDLALAAEAPRFGLLSRQYQQLSLDHDLTCLPVRAARTRALAQGHVRDTAIELGDAGLHVAEYDSLGLPLVVGARLLGVLQVVCPPGQALHADQFELLRALANRLATALDYAQLAPGAQSEQALTRALVDASNDAILMLDSAGAATMINRRAKYFFGLAERDVIGRSAAQLRAMFRLIFEDSHTFDTWLTPLLHSSEERAVIELKVLRAEPRLLQCFSAPVLNHQEQLLGRMLVFRDITREREVEQMKTDFVSIVSHELRTPLTSIRGSLQLVLGRRQQPDLPERTRELLEISLKNSERLIRLINDILDVSKMEQGAIHLRRVSLDPADLCHTAAQEAEPLAASRSVAIVLRVPADLPPISADRDRALQVLTNLLSNAIKFSEAGQSIELSAMKGSGAIYFAVRDYGRGIAPDDHQRIFEKFQQIDSSLTRNVGGTGLGLAICKALVEEHGGRIWLDSTLGKGAMFTFTLPLANKHEPIVASRADPSLPLILVVDDSAAMRDMIRAMLEGAGFQVAEADGGAAALQLARFLQPKLMTLDVMLPDLDGFDVIQVLHNDPLTRDLPVLFISGSGEHDRALALGGAGFLAKPFTADDLVRQVRSLTGPPARRVLVMDDDYHVRPTLARLLRRGGFQVSEAGDGRTGLDVIARDPPNLVLLDVRMPDINGYELLRRLKQHYPHIPVVVLTAGEPDGESRRHALELGAVRYLEKPIASEDLLLEIEQLFS
- a CDS encoding response regulator, encoding MVYARMRILLAEDEPDIQFVTRIALEDEGHQVVAVDNGQAALACAHAEPFDVVLLDIMMPHLDGLGVCRQLKADTHTRHIPVIFLTARSQQFEVQAGLRLGALGYIVKPFDTFTLADEIAALLAQQAH